A genomic segment from Sparus aurata chromosome 20, fSpaAur1.1, whole genome shotgun sequence encodes:
- the aclyb gene encoding ATP-citrate synthase isoform X4 — translation MSAKAISEQTGKEFLYKYICTSAAVQNRFRYATVTTETEWDRLTQEHPWLLTERLVVKPDQLIKRRGKLGLVGIDLDLQGVREWLKARHMKETTVGKAKGVLKNFLIEPFVPHTQEEEFYVCIYATREGDHVLFHHEGGVEVGDVDAKAQRLMVAVDDKLSEDQVTEQLLTHVPEDKKEVLASFIVGLFNLYEDLYFTYLEINPLVVNQDGGVFVLDMAAKIDATADYICKAKWGDVEFPPPFGREAYPEEAYIADLDAKSGASLKLTLLNPRGRIWTMVAGGGASVVYSDTICDLGGVDELANYGEYSGAPSEQQTYDYAKTILSLMTREKHPEGKVLIIGGSIANFTNVAATFKGIVRAIKDYQGPLKENEVTIFVRRGGPNYQEGLRVMGEVGKTTGIPIHVFGTETHMTAIVGMALGHREIPNQPPMDAHTANFLLNASNSAMTPATTRTASFSEPRTSNDITPAKKSKAGLPAAKATTLFRKQTKAIVWGMQTRAVQGMLDFDYVCSRDEPSVAAMVYPFTGDHKQKFYWGHKEILLPVYKNMADAMKKHTEVDVLISFASLRSAFDSTMEAMQYSQIHTIAIIAEGIPEAQTRRMIKMADEKGVTIIGPATVGGIKPGCFKIGNTGGMLDNILASKLYRPGSVAYVSRSGGMSNELNNIISRTTDGVYEGVAIGGDRYPGSTFMDHVLRYQDTPGIQMIVVLGEIGGTEEYKICQGIREGRITKPVVCWCIGTCATMFASEVQFGHAGACANQASETAVAKNQALRDAGAYVPKSFDELGDVIKTVYDELVANGTIIPAQEVPPPTVPMDYSWARELGLIRKPASFMTSICDERGQELIYAGMPITEVFKEEMGLGGVLGLLWFQRRLPRYACQFIEMCLMVTADHGPAVSGAHNTIVCARAGKDLISSLTSGLLTIGDRFGGALDAAAKQFSKAFDSGMLPMEFVNKMKKDGKLIMGIGHRVKSINNPDMRVQILKDFVKQHFTSTQLLDYALDVEKITTSKKPNLILNVDGFIGVAFVDLLRTCGGFTRDEADEFVEIGALNGIFVLGRSMGFIGHYLDQKRLKQGLYRHPWDDISYVLPEHMSM, via the exons CGCCTGGTAGTCAAGCCAGATCAACTCATCAAGCGGCGCGGGAAGCTTGGCCTGGTGGGCATCGACCTGGACCTGCAGGGTGTCCGAGAGTGGCTCAAAGCCCGCCACATGAAAGAGACCACT GTGGGAAAGGCAAAGGGCGTGCTGAAGAACTTCCTCATTGAGCCGTTTGttccacacacacag gaggaggagttttatgtgtgtatttatgccACACGCGAGGGCGACCATGTGCTTTTCCACCACGAGGGGGGAGTGGAAGTTGGCGACGTGGATGCCAAGGCGCAGAGGCTGATGGTCGCAGTGGATGACAAGCTGAGTGAAGACCAAGTCACAGAGCAGCTCCTCACACACGTTCCTGAGGATAAAAAAGA AGTCCTGGCCAGTTTTATAGTGGGCCTCTTCAACTTATATGAGGACCTCTACTTCACCTATCTTGAGATCAACCCTCTAG TTGTCAACCAAGATGGAGGGGTTTTTGTCCTCGACATGGCAGCCAAAATTGATGCCACAGCAGATTACATCTGCAAGGCTAAATGGGGTGATGTGGAGTTTCCGCCACCCTTTGGCAGAGAGGCATATCCAGAG GAGGCGTACATAGCTGATCTGGATGCAAAGAGCGGTGCCAGTCTGAAGTTAACCCTGCTGAACCCCCGTGGCAGGATCTGGACCATGGTGGCTGGAGGAGGGGCTTCAGTAGTCTACAG cGACACCATCTGCGACCTGGGTGGGGTGGATGAACTGGCCAACTATGGCGAGTACTCTGGCGCACCTAGCGAACAGCAGACCTACGACTACGCTAAAACCATCCTCTCCCTCATGACACGGGAGAAACATCCTGAAG GGAAAGTGCTGATCATCGGAGGAAGTATCGCCAACTTCACCAATGTAGCAGCCACATTCAag GGCATCGTCAGGGCCATCAAAGACTACCAAGGTCCTCTGAAGGAGAACGAGGTCACCATCTTTGTTCGACGTGGTGGGCCCAACTACCAGGAGGGACTGAGGGTGATGGGGGAAGTAG GGAAGACCACGGGTATTCCTATCCATGTGTTTGGTACGGAGACCCACATGACAGCTATTGTTGGAATGGCTCTGGGCCATCGGGAAATCCCTAACCAGCCCCCGATGGATGCTCACACTGCCAACTTCCTCCTCAATGCCAGCAACAGTGCAATG ACTCCAGCTACAACCAGGACCGCTTCATTCTCTGAGCCCAGGACGTCTAACGATATCACCCCAGCCAAAAAGTCTAAAGCGGGTCTACCAGCAG CCAAAGCCACCACACTCTTCAGAAAGCAAACCAAGGCCATCGTCTGGGGCATGCAGACACGTGCCGTGCAAGGCATGCTGGACTTTGACTACGTCTGCTCCCGGGACGAACCCTCTGTGGCAGCCATGGTCTACCCCTTCAC tggTGATCACAAGCAGAAGTTCTACTGGGGCCACAAAGAGATTCTGCTTCCAGTCTATAAGAACATGGCCGACGCCATGAAGAAGCACACTGAGGTGGATGTCCTGATCAGCTTTGCTTCACTGCGGTCAGCCTTCGACAGCACAATGGAGGCTATGCAGTACTCACAG ATCCACACTATCGCCATCATCGCTGAAGGCATCCCTGAAGCTCAGACCAGGAGGATGATCAAGATGGCTGATGAAAAAGGCGTCACTATCATTGGCCCTGCTACG GTTGGAGGCATCAAGCCAGGCTGTTTTAAGATCGGTAACACAGGTGGCATGCTAGACAACATCCTGGCTTCCAAACTTTATCGTCCCGGCAGCGTAGCATACGTGTCACGCTCTGGGGGCATGTCCAACGAGCTGAACAACATCATCTCCCGCACCACAGATGGTGTCTACGAAGGGGTCGCCATCGGGGGAGACAG ATATCCCGGCTCCACCTTCATGGACCACGTCCTTCGTTACCAGGACACTCCTGGGATCCAGATGATTGTGGTGCTGGGAGAG ATTGGAGGCACAGAGGAGTACAAGATCTGCCAAGGCATCAGAGAAGGGAGAATAACTAAGCCTGTGGTGTGCTGGTGTATTGGAACCTGCGCCACCATGTTCGCTTCAGAG gttcagtttggCCATGCAGGGGCCTGCGCCAACCAGGCTTCAGAAACAGCAGTGGCCAAGAACCAGGCCCTGAGGGATGCTGGAGCTTATGTACCAAAGAGCTTTGATGAGCTAGGAGATGTCATCAA GACTGTTTATGATGAACTGGTAGCCAATGGTACCATCATTCCTGCTCAGGAGGTTCCTCCCCCAACAGTACCTATGGATTACTCTTGGGCCAGG GAGTTGGGCCTGATCCGTAAACCTGCCTCATTCATGACAAGCATCTGTGACGAGCGAGGCCAGGAGCTCATCTACGCTGGCATGCCCATCACTGAGGTCTTTAAAGAGGAGATGGGTTTAGGAGGAGTGCTGGGCTTGCTTTGGTTTCAACGCAG GTTGCCGCGCTATGCCTGCCAGTTCATTGAGATGTGCCTGATGGTAACTGCCGATCATGGGCCTGCTGTCTCTGGTGCACACAACACCATCGTCTGTGCTCGTGCTGGCAAGGACCTTATCTCAAGTCTCACCTCTGGCCTGCTCACTATC GGAGATCGTTTTGGAGGTGCTTTGGACGCAGCCGCGAAGCAGTTCAGCAAGGCATTCGACAGTGGCATGCTGCCCATGGAGTTTGTCAACAAGATGAAGAAGGATGGCAAGCTGATAATGGGCATCGGCCACAGAGTCAAATCA ATCAATAACCCCGACATGCGTGTGCAGATTCTGAAGGACTTTGTTAAACAGCATTTCACCTCTACCCAGCTACTTGACTATGCCCTAGATGTAGAGAAGATTACCACCTCAAAG aaACCCAACCTGATCCTCAACGTAGACGGTTTTATTGGTGTTGCCTTTGTGGACCTGCTCAGGACGTGTGGCGGCTTCACACG AGACGAGGCGGACGAGTTTGTGGAGATCGGTGCACTAAATGGGATCTTTGTCCTCGGCCGTAGTATGGGATTCATTG GACATTACCTGGATCAGAAGAGGCTGAAACAGGGTTTGTACCGCCACCCGTGGGATGACATCTCCTATGTGCTCCCTGAACATATGTCCATGTAA